In the genome of Acidobacteriota bacterium, the window GGACCGGAACAGGGAGCTTTGGGAGCTTTTCGAAGCCATCTGCGGGCTTACGGACTCCCTGGAGTGCGCCTTGTTCTTCCGGGACTTGTGCACCCTGACCGAATTGCAGGCCATGGCCGAGCGCTGGCAGGTGGCCCGGCTGGTGGACCAGGGCATACCCTACCGCCGCATCAGCGAGCTGACCGGAGCCTCCACCGCCACCATCACCCGCGTGGCTC includes:
- a CDS encoding YerC/YecD family TrpR-related protein — its product is MERELDRNRELWELFEAICGLTDSLECALFFRDLCTLTELQAMAERWQVARLVDQGIPYRRISELTGASTATITRVAHWVNHGEGGYRAMLNKLASND